In Silene latifolia isolate original U9 population chromosome 3, ASM4854445v1, whole genome shotgun sequence, a single window of DNA contains:
- the LOC141647597 gene encoding uncharacterized protein LOC141647597, which yields MAYRRRQVVTRGSTFKEQLNHDDENDDDNNDADYKSTKNFNHNYSFPGINNNNINNNENGSLAARAIRASAAHRDTVGYGYAYASPSLESPSSPASSSYSSFSHRRADHFRSNPLSKGSFPSESTSTKDPNDPKYGFWGILARKAKSILDEDDEFESSNRMRSTINTATGNQFYYSRQPSDSGSRIDNAKFRKGIDAITSSLNNLGGTLGNAFEEGRTIVEHKTADIIQETRNKTADIIQETRRLQIRRRGGGNSDSQDQATVLQNTSWQRPVFQPVQTSALANQETQLKASRDVAMATAAKAKVLLRELKTVKADLAFAKERCSQLEEENKRLRESRDKGDNPADDDLIRLQLETLLAEKARLAHENSIYARENRFLREIVEYHQLTMQDIIYVDEGAEEVTEVYSIDDAKVLSSTPTSPMSPSFHPDASFISSPTDIKEHTREVPKDVSSTATPLSPPEVPTASVLPERTESSKVSIPSHTLVTVQNNEATCNTLPPISVADDHTKTSFSST from the exons ATGGCGTACAGGAGAAGACAGGTTGTTACAAGGGGATCAACATTCAAAGAACAACTCAATCACGATGATGAAAATGATGACGATAATAATGATGCCGATTACAAGAGTACCAAGAATTTTAATCATAATTACTCTTTTcccggaattaataataataatattaataataatgaaaatgGATCGTTGGCGGCGCGTGCAATTAGAGCGTCGGCGGCTCACCGGGACACCGTAGGCTACGGTTATGCTTATGCTTCACCGTCGTTAGAATCGCCGTCATCTCCGGCTTCGTCGTCGTATTCGTCATTCTCTCATCGTCGTGCTGATCATTTCCGATCGAATCCCCTTTCCAAG GGATCATTTCCTTCAGAGAGCACCTCAACAAAAGAcccaaatgacccaaaatatggtTTCTGGGGTATACTAGCTAGGAAGGCCAAATCAATTcttgatgaggatgatgaatttgaATCTTCAAACAGGATGAGGTCAACAATTAATACAGCCACCGGTAATCAG TTCTACTACTCCCGCCAACCTTCAGATAGTGGTTCTAGAATCGATAATGCTAAATTCCGCAAGGGTATAGATGCTATAACTTCTTCCCTTAATAACCTTGGCGGCACCCTTGGAAATGCTTTTGAG GAAGGTCGTACGATTGTAGAGCACAAGACTGCAGATATCATTCAAGAAACCCGTAATAAGACAGCAGACATCATTCAAGAAACCCGTAGACTCCAAATTAGAAGAAGAGGAGGTGGCAATTCAGATTCCCAGGATCAAGCAACGGTTTTGCAGAATACTTCGTGGCAGCGGCCTGTGTTTCAGCCCGTTCAAACAAGTGCTCTTGCCAACCAAGAAACACAGCTCAAAGCTTCTCGCGAT GTTGCAATGGCAACTGCTGCCAAGGCAAAAGTTCTCCTTCGAGAGCTCAAAACTGTGAAAGCTGATCTGGCATTTGCAAAGGAACGTTGCTCACAGTTAGAAGAAGAAAATAAGAGGCTTAGGGAGAGTCGAGATAAAGGGGACAATCCTGCTGATGATGATCTG ATACGACTTCAGTTGGAAACTCTTTTGGCTGAGAAGGCTCGTTTGGCTCATGAAAACTCCATATATGCACGTGAAAATCGGTTTCTCAGAGAAATTGTTGAGTATCACCAGCTAACAATGCAAGACATCATATACGTGGATGAGGGTGCTGAAGAAGTTACGGAAGTTTACTCTATTGATGATGCGAAGGTGCTATCTAGCACCCCAACATCTCCCATGTCCCCAAGTTTCCATCCGGATGCCTCTTTTATTAGCTCGCCTACAGATATAAAAGAACATACGAGAGAAGTTCCTAAAGATGTGTCTAGTACCGCTACACCGTTGTCCCCGCCAGAGGTACCCACAGCCAGTGTTTTACCTGAAAGAACAGAATCCTCAAAAGTTTCAATTCCTTCACATACTCTGGTAACTGTTCAAAATAATGAAGCTACATGTAATACTCTACCTCCAATCTCTGTGGCTGATGATCATACAAAAACCTCATTCTCTTCCACATAG